One part of the Lapillicoccus jejuensis genome encodes these proteins:
- a CDS encoding NfeD family protein: MGDGNGWLVWVGVALALGAVEAATVDLVFIMLAGGALGGAVASAFGAGFAIQVVVAVVVSGMLLGVVRPLAKKRLTTAPHAPMGVKGYAGRPATVIEEVTDHSGRVSIGGETWTARVLDHQVARPGDQVTVLRIEGATAVVETAPASPQDEVLPPPGT; the protein is encoded by the coding sequence GTGGGCGACGGGAACGGCTGGCTGGTCTGGGTCGGCGTGGCACTGGCCCTCGGGGCCGTCGAGGCGGCGACCGTCGACCTCGTCTTCATCATGCTGGCCGGCGGCGCGCTGGGCGGCGCCGTGGCCTCCGCCTTCGGGGCGGGCTTCGCGATCCAGGTCGTCGTCGCGGTCGTCGTCTCCGGGATGCTGCTCGGGGTCGTGCGCCCGCTGGCCAAGAAGCGCCTGACCACCGCCCCGCACGCGCCCATGGGCGTCAAGGGGTACGCCGGCCGCCCGGCCACCGTCATCGAGGAGGTCACCGACCACTCCGGTCGCGTGAGCATCGGCGGCGAGACGTGGACGGCCCGGGTGCTCGACCACCAGGTCGCCCGACCCGGCGACCAGGTGACCGTCCTGCGCATCGAGGGGGCGACGGCGGTCGTCGAGACCGCCCCCGCCTCGCCCCAGGACGAGGTCCTGCCCCCACCGGGGACATGA